The DNA sequence CCGCCTCGGTGGCTACGAAGTCGTCCTCCGTCCGGTCGCGGGCGGGAGGGCCGTGCCACCGGTCACCGCCGACACCGAGCCACCACCACCGGCCGTCAAGGGGCGAGCCGGCGAGCTGCGCCGTGCGGCCCGTGACCACACCGGCCTCGGCGTGAAGGAACGTCACCGGTTGCTCGGTGAGACCGCCACCGCTGCCCCCAAGGCCGAATCCTCGGCACCCGCCGAAGACGTGGCGGTGGAACTGGTGGGTCACAACACCTTCGCTGTTCGGGGCGAGGGTTCTAACGAGAGGTCTAACGAGCGATCCAACGAGGAACGCAACGACCACGAACAGCCGGGTGAACATGCCCCCTTGAACACGTCGTACGCGCACGTGGACGGGGGTGAGGAGGGCCCGTGGACCGGAACCGACTGATAAGAGATATCCCTCCTACCCGCACATCTGCCACCGGCAGTCCCCGCCTCACGGCGTCCGTCGTGGCCGCCGAACTCGGCCGACTCACCCCCCGAGACCGGCACCTCCTGGACCTGCTCGACCAGCACCGAACCTTCACCACCGACCAGCTCGTCGACCTCGCCTTCGGATCCGTCGGCCGTGCCCGCAACCGCCTCAACACCCTCCACGATCGAGACATCCTCGACCGCTTCCGCCACTACCAGCGGCCCGGCTCGCAAGCGTGGAGGTGGACCCTCGGCCCGGTCGGCGCGGCACTCATTGCGGCCGGACGAGGCGAGACGTTCCCCCGCCCGGCCGCCGTACGCGACGCCACCGCCCGACTCGCCATGTCCCCGACACTGGCGCACCTGCTCACGGTGAACGGGTTCTTCGTCGCACTCACCGCACACGCCCGTGCCTACCCGGGGGCGCGGTTGGGGCGGTGGTGGAACGAGGCGCGCTGCCGTGAGGCGTGCGGCAACCTGGTACGCCCGGACGGACACGGCGTGTGGGCCGACAACGGCCCGGCGGTGCCGTTCTGGTTCGAGGCCGACCTCGGCACCGAAACGCTTGGCCGGGTGGTGGGCAAGCTGACCGGCTACGCCGCACTACCGCCCCGCCGCGCGTATCCGGTGCTGTTCTGGCTACCCACCGCTGCCCGTGAGACCAACCTCCATGCCCACCTCCGGCGGGCCGGGGTGCCGGACGGGCTGACCGTGGCCACCGCCGCCGCCGACCACCCCGCCGCGTCCGGCGGCCCGGCGGGGCCGATCTGGCGCATCGTGAGCCTCCGCGACCGGGTGAGCCTGGCCGACCTACCCGCACCGCCCGGGGACGGTGGTGCGCCGTGGGACGGATAGCCGTTTGGGGCGCGGCCGGGGTTGCCGGATCGCTGCTGTTGCTGACGGCTGCTACCGCCGGAGTCGTCTCGTCGGTATTCGGTGGTGGGGGTAGCTGCGGCGGGGCGGTCACTGTGCCGGGTGCGACCCCGGCGGGGTTGTCGGCTGAGCAGGCCCGTAACGCTGGGGTGGTCGTGACCGTGGGTGAGCGGTTGCGGGTGCCGGTGCGCGGGTGGGTGATCGCGGTTGCCACCGCTCTGCAGGAATCCTCGTTGATCAACCACGGTGACCTCGGCCCGAACAACGATCATGACTCGCTGGGGCTGTTCCAACAGCGACCGTCGCAAGGATGGGGCACCCCGGAACAGATCATGAACCCCGAGTACGCCGCCGTGACGTTCTACGAGGCGTTGCTACGGGTGCCCGGGTGGGAACGGCTACCGCTCACCGAGGCCGCACAGAAGGTGCAACGGTCGGCGTACCCGGACGCCTACGCCAGACACGAGACGCGAGCAACCGAGATCGTGACGGCGTACACCGGCGGAACGCTGCCCGTGTGCGACGGTGCGCCGATCAGTGCGTCCGGGTGGACCCGCCCTGTGGCCGGCACAGCAGGTTCCGGCTACCGCGCCGCCGACCGGCCAGCCCACGACGGAGTCGACATCATGGCCGCGAAAGGCACCGTCATCCGTGCCGCGTCCGGCGGCGTCGTGGTGCGCGTGCGATGCAACGTCGGGGGTGACTCGTGGGAACCTACCGGCGGCCCGATGCCATGCGACCGTGACGGCTATCCCGGGCTCGGCGGGTGTGGCTGGTATGCGGAGATCCGCCACGCGGGCGACATCGTTTCGCGGTACTGCCACATGGTGCGACAGCCGATGGTGCGGAAAGGGCAGACCGTGATAGCGGGGCAGCCTATCGGCCACGTCGGGAGTTCCGGTAACTCGTCCGGTCCGCATTTGCATTTCGAGATCCACGAAGACTTTCTCGCCGCCGAGAACAATGCCGTTGACCCGGTTCCTTTCATGCGCGAAAGGGGCGTGGCCCTGTAGGTTCGTGAAGTGATTTTCGGCACAAGTCAGGAGAGTCCGCGCGGGCTGCGGTGAGCGCCGCGCGCCCGGGTCCGCCGGCGTGCGGCGTAGTCGTTTCGGACCCGGAAACCCCTACCCCACAAGACGGCGTGAGCGGCCCCCGTGCTGCCTACCCTATGCAGCATCAGGGAGCTGCGCCGAACGTGCCGCAGCGTCGGACATGGGGCCGTCAAATAGTGTTTCGGGTGACGGTAGCGGTTCCTGAATCGAGCACGGAAGCGGCGCGGGATGGTCCCCGTAAAGAGTCTTGCGCAACGGGGTTGACAATCGTCGCGTGCAGAGGGTCCATGGACGTGGGCAACAAAAGCCGCCCCGGAGAAACCGCAAACAATGCGCAGCACGCGCACGCGGAATCGCTATTGCCGACCCCTATTGCACGGAGGTTTATTCACCATGTCCGCCAACGCCAACAGCGCCCCGAGCACCACCGCCGCTACCGTCGCCCGGACCCTCGTCAACCACCCCGAGGGCATCACCGTTCGTGACCTGGCCGCCGAGGCCGGGGTGGGACAGTCGACCGCCTCCAAGGCACTCGCCGCGATGGAGGCCGACGGCACCGCCACCCGCACCCCCGGCCCGACCAACGGCAACCGCAAGAGCGCCGACATCTGGCACCTCGCCACCACCGACGAGCTGACCCCGGCCGACGCGACGCCGGACGCGACGGACGAGCCGACCCCGGCCGACGACGCCACCGACGCGACACCAGACGCGGCGGACGAGCCGACCTCGGGCGACGACGCGACCCCGGACGCCACCGACGAGCCGACCCCCGCCGACGACGCGAACGGGGGCGGCGGGGCGGATGAGTCCGCGCTCCCAGAGGCCCCCGTGTCCGGTGCGCCGGTTGCCCCGCGTCAGCCTGACCTGAAGGTGTTGATCATGGCCGGTGTGTTGGGTGGGCACCCGGACGGCATCACCGCCGACAATGCGATCAACGAGAGCGGTCTGTCGGTCGTCATGGGCGACACGATCCTCGCCGCGATGGAGGTTGCCGGGGCCGCGCGTCGTCTGCCGGTTGACGACGACGGTAACGAGTTGTGGGTCATCGGCGACGGGGACCTCGCCACGGTGGACCCGGCCAACGCCCCGACGCACTCCACGTGCCCGACGTGCGGTCACACCCGCAAGATCCGCCGCCCCTTGGCTCGGCGCACCACGGGCACCGGCCGCACGACCGGCGAGATCAACAGTGACGGGTCGGTGAAGCTGGCAAAGAACGAGTTGCGGCACCGTGTCGAGGCGTTCATGCGTGACCTCGGCACCGGCCACGACGTGACCCCCGGCACCGTCGCCCGTGAGATCGGCGGACGCAGTCCCGGCGCGGTCCGCAACGCCATGGAGAAGCTGACCGGGTTCGGGGTGCTGATCCTGACCCGTGAGGCCCCGGAGACCTACGCCCTCGCCGACAACCCGCCCGCCCCGACCGCTGAGGTTCGCGCGTTCATGGCCCCGGGGCAGACCGACGAGGCCGTCAGTGCCGACGAGGAGGCCGGCACCGACGAGGCCGCCGCCGCGCCGGTCGCGGCCTGACCTACCGCCCCGCCGGGGCCGGGCACTACGCCCGGCCCCGGCATCCGCACGCCCCCAACAACCGGAAGGAACGACGAACGATGGCTACCCCACACGATCACCCCGACTACGGGCGGACAGTCTGCCCGGGGTCGCTACGCTGCCCGGAATGCGAGCAACCGGCCCTGCTCGTGCCGCCGCGTGACTGGCCCCTGAATGGGTTCGCCGCGCGCCCGGCCGCGCCACACACCGACGGCACGCCGCTGTGCCCGGTGCCCGGTCCGCACGGGTCGCAACCGGCCGAACCGGTGGGCGTACCGGCCCGGCCGACGCTGTGGCAGGCCGTCCGGCAGACATGGCTCGCTCACCCCGATTGGACCGTCACTGACCACTTGGCGTGGCTCGATGGCGAGGGGTATGACACCGTCACTGCGGACGGTGACCCGGCCGACCTCATCGGTCGGTGGCTCACCGCGTACCGGTGCGCCGCGTCGCTGTCCTGGTCGCCCGATCACGGTCGGGTGTACGCGATCCTCGGCGCGGACCTCCTGATCGTGTTCGACGACGCGGACAGCGCCGGTGACGTTCTCACGAGGTTGCGGGTCGCGCAGGTGCCGGCCGAGGTGCATGTGTTCGACGCGGCCGGGTGGAATGAGGTGGCCCGTCTCGTGCGTGCGGTCAACCCGGGCCTCGTCATCAGGGACAGCCGTCCCGGCCACGTGGGTGGCAAGTCATGACGTATTCGCCCGGCGACATGCCAGAGTTGCCGCCCGCGCTGGCCGCGCGTCCCCACGACGCGCAGCGCGGCCTGCCCATTCCGCCGGTCAACATCCACCCCGACTCGACCAGCGACGGGTCGCACGTGGACTCACCACGATCAACACCACCACCTCGACCCGCCTCACGGTTGAGCGCCGGTGCTCGCTGTGCGGTGAGCCGATGGGCTATTGGGTGGCGTTCCTCGGCGGCCCTCGCGCGGCCGAGCTGATGCGCTAAGCCGACCCGCCGGGGCACCCCGTGTGCATGACCGCCGCACTGTCGCTGTGTCCGCACATCGCGATCGGCCGGCACCGCCGCGCCTGCGCGGACCGGGCCGGGGCGGGCATCATCCCGCCGGGGTCGCACGGCGACAAACCCGACCGGTACCTGTTGGGCATCACCCGCGCGTACCGGACCCGATTCGTTGCCGAACACGGGTTCACCGTGTACCTACCGGCACCGTTCAGAACCGTCCGCACGTACCTGTACGGCCCGGACGGGCGGCTACGCCCGGCCACCGCCGTCCGGTAGGCCGCGCCCGGCGGCGGGCGTCAGATTCGCCGCAGAAACCTCCATCGACTCGAACCGATCGTCTTGATCGACCGATAGAGGCAGGACACATTGTTATTGACGGCGCTGCCGGGGTTGCAACCCCCGGCCGCCGCCCGCCAACACCCAACCGGAAAGGGGTGCCACCGTGGCACACGAACTCGAAACCTTCGCCAACGGCCAGACGGCCTTCGCCTCCGCAAGGCTGAGCGCCTGGCACCAACTCGGCACCGTCACCGACGCGTGCATGACCGCCGAGGAGGTCATGAGTAAGGCGTGGCTGGGCGGCTGGGAGGTTCGCAAGATCGCCATCCAGGGCATCGAGGTCACCGAGCGGGGCGTGACGAAAATCGACTGCCCCGACAAGTACATGACCGTGCGGACCAACCCGGCCACCGGTGAGACCGAGTACCTCGGCGTGGTCGGCGAGGACTACAGCGTGGTGCAGAACGAGCAGGTCGCCGAGACCCTCAACCTCCTGGTCGATGCCTCCGGCGCGCACTTCGAGACCGCCGGCTCCATGCGCAAGGGCCGGTCGGTGTTCGTGACCATGAAGCTGCCCACGGCGATGCAGATCGCCGAGGTCGACGACATGGACCTCTATCTCGCGGCCACCACCTCCCACGACGGCACCGCCTCACTGCGCCTCGACGCGACCCCGGTCAGGATCGTCTGCGCGAATACGCAGGCCCTCGCCTACCAGCGGTCGCGCAGCTCGTACACGTTCCGGCACACCTCGAACGTCACCAGCAAGATTGCCGAGGCCCGGCAGGCCCTCGGCCTGATGTGGAAAGCGTTCGGCGACTTCGAGACCGAAGCCGAAAAAATGATCAACGAGTCGTTGACCATGGGCGAGTTCGAGAAGATCGTCGCCCAGGTCTGGCCCCTCGCCAACGATGCCTCCGACACCGCGAAGAACAACGCGAAGCAGCGCACGGCCACGTTGCGGTACCTCATCCGCGACGCGGACACGCAGAAGGCGATAACGGGCACCCGGTGGGCCGGATACCAGGCCATCACCGAGTACGTGGACCACTTCGCCCCCGCCAAGACCGACCTCGCCCGCGCGACGCGGGCGTTGACCGGTGCCGGCGCGGACATCAAGGCCCGTGCGTTCGAGCTGCTGGCGGTCTGAGATGGCCCGGCACGGGGGCCGGGCCACCGAGCTCGGCCCCGGTACCGGCGCGCACCCCGCCACCGGCACCGCCGCAGTCCCCACCGAATCCACCACCGAGGCGGCGCACCCGGCATTAGGCGTGCCCACCGTCGAGGCGCTGCACGAGCCGGGACACACCTCCACGGCGATGATCGCCTTGGCGAACCGGGTTTGCGCCAACTTCGCGGCGGCCGAGGTCGCCCGCGCGATGGCCGAACGAGCGGCCAGCGAGGCCGAACATGCGCATCTCATCGCCCGCGCCGAGCACTGGGACGACCTCGTCAACGAGCAGTGGACCACTTTGTGCGCGGCTATCTGTGCGACGGTGCCGGACGAGACGCAGGTCGAGCGGTTCCTGCCGGTCCGGCCGCTGACCAACGGCCACGTCGAGCTGCACGTGCACGACACCGACGCCCACCGGCTCATCGTGCTGTTCACCGGCGCGCAAGCCCTCGCCGTGGGCGCGCACCTGACCGCCTACGGGGCGCTCAGCCTCGACCGCAGCGGCCAGAAACTCGACCCCGGCCTACCCCACATCAAGGCCGCGCCGCCCCTCGCCGACCCCGCTACCGAGCCGTGGCCCACCCCCGGGCAACAGACCCCACAGCCCTGACCGCCGCGACGTGCCGCGCGACCACGGCCCTACCCGGGCCGCGCGGCACGGCCCCGGCGTCACCCTCTCAACCTGATCACGGAGCACCCATGAACCCCGATCACCTCTTCAACGTGGCAGCCGCGTTCGCCCAGGCGACCGGCAACGCCGAACACTTTCACGCTCGCGCGGCCAGCGCCACCGGCGCGGACCGCGCCGCCCTCACCAAGAAGGCCTCGGAGTGGCAGGCCATCGCCATCCGCCGACGCAAGCACCTGCGCGCCTCGCTGCGCGAGGAACCGCGCGGACCCGTCGTCGCCGAGCCGGACACGGAGCTGCCCGCCGCGCTCTGGCAGCGGCGCCACGTCGAGATCCGTGCCTGCACCGATGACGGCTCCCGCATCCGAGTGCGCTGCACCCCGGCGCAAGCCGTCGCCCTCGGCACCGCGCTCATCGGCTTCGCTGCCCTGACCGACCAACTCGGCGGCGGCGTCCTCGGCGACATCCTCACCACCTTCCCGCCCCGCCCCACTACGGAGCCGCAGACGAGCAACGAGAACCAGGAACCGGCATGACGACCTCGAACGGCCCCGCCGACACCACCGACGGCATCGGCGACGGTCAGCGTGCCCTCGACAGCAGGCAGCTCGCCAGCGCGCTCGCCCTGCTCGGCACAGCCGACCCCGTCTGCGTCGAGGTGCTGACGCGGCTCAACCTGCGCGTCTACCCCGGCGAGCCCGAGGACCGCACCGCCTACGTCGTGCTCGACGTGCACGGCATCTCCATCGGCGTCCAACGCCGCGCCCACGACCTCTACCTGCACGTCGACACCACCGAAACCGACGACCGGCTCATCGCCTTCGAGATCAACGGCAGCGGCGAAATCGACCACCCCACCAGCTAGCACCCCTGAACGGAGTTGTGATGTACCGGTCCATGGAGTTCGGCGACACCGCCCGAGTGATCAAGCCCACCGACCCGGTCGAGTACCGCCTCGGCACCGTCACCGATGTCGACTACCCCAACCCGCAAACCACCTACGCCCGTCGCTACACCCTCCAGTTCCCCAACGGCGACGAGCGCACCTACCCGGCCGCGATCATCCGGCGAGCCACCCGGACCGACGACCACGCCGCCCTGGAGGCCGCCTTCACCTCCGCGTGCGTGGCCATGCGCGACGCCTGCCGCATCGCCCACGACTACGACGCCGACCTCAGCAGCGGAACAACGAGTCTGCTGCGGCGACTGGTCGACCTCGCAAGCCTGCGCCTCGGGCTGACCCTCGACCCGGCCAACCCCGACTGGCCAACCACCCGCGGCCAGGACGGAGGCGACCAGTAATGCCACCGCACTTCCCGAACCCCGAGGAATTCACCCGTCCCCACAAGGTAGCAGCGCTTCACGCGAGCACGGTGCCCGTCCCAGAGCCGCTCTACTGCCGCCGCTGCCGCAGAGGACTCAACATCCACTTCAACGACCTAGGCGTCATCGTCGGGTACCTGCACGCGGCCGAGCAACGCGGCCAGCGCAGCGACCACCGGCCCGAGCCCACACCCATCACCGAGATCCCCGATCCGATCATCGAGTGCGACTTCTGCTCCGCGCCCGAGGCCGCGTGGATCTACCAGTGCGCCAACCAGGTCACCGACGCCCGCCGCATCACGG is a window from the Micromonospora sp. DSM 45708 genome containing:
- a CDS encoding replication-relaxation family protein — protein: MAAELGRLTPRDRHLLDLLDQHRTFTTDQLVDLAFGSVGRARNRLNTLHDRDILDRFRHYQRPGSQAWRWTLGPVGAALIAAGRGETFPRPAAVRDATARLAMSPTLAHLLTVNGFFVALTAHARAYPGARLGRWWNEARCREACGNLVRPDGHGVWADNGPAVPFWFEADLGTETLGRVVGKLTGYAALPPRRAYPVLFWLPTAARETNLHAHLRRAGVPDGLTVATAAADHPAASGGPAGPIWRIVSLRDRVSLADLPAPPGDGGAPWDG
- a CDS encoding M23 family metallopeptidase yields the protein MGRIAVWGAAGVAGSLLLLTAATAGVVSSVFGGGGSCGGAVTVPGATPAGLSAEQARNAGVVVTVGERLRVPVRGWVIAVATALQESSLINHGDLGPNNDHDSLGLFQQRPSQGWGTPEQIMNPEYAAVTFYEALLRVPGWERLPLTEAAQKVQRSAYPDAYARHETRATEIVTAYTGGTLPVCDGAPISASGWTRPVAGTAGSGYRAADRPAHDGVDIMAAKGTVIRAASGGVVVRVRCNVGGDSWEPTGGPMPCDRDGYPGLGGCGWYAEIRHAGDIVSRYCHMVRQPMVRKGQTVIAGQPIGHVGSSGNSSGPHLHFEIHEDFLAAENNAVDPVPFMRERGVAL
- a CDS encoding MarR family transcriptional regulator yields the protein MSANANSAPSTTAATVARTLVNHPEGITVRDLAAEAGVGQSTASKALAAMEADGTATRTPGPTNGNRKSADIWHLATTDELTPADATPDATDEPTPADDATDATPDAADEPTSGDDATPDATDEPTPADDANGGGGADESALPEAPVSGAPVAPRQPDLKVLIMAGVLGGHPDGITADNAINESGLSVVMGDTILAAMEVAGAARRLPVDDDGNELWVIGDGDLATVDPANAPTHSTCPTCGHTRKIRRPLARRTTGTGRTTGEINSDGSVKLAKNELRHRVEAFMRDLGTGHDVTPGTVAREIGGRSPGAVRNAMEKLTGFGVLILTREAPETYALADNPPAPTAEVRAFMAPGQTDEAVSADEEAGTDEAAAAPVAA
- a CDS encoding DUF932 domain-containing protein — translated: MAHELETFANGQTAFASARLSAWHQLGTVTDACMTAEEVMSKAWLGGWEVRKIAIQGIEVTERGVTKIDCPDKYMTVRTNPATGETEYLGVVGEDYSVVQNEQVAETLNLLVDASGAHFETAGSMRKGRSVFVTMKLPTAMQIAEVDDMDLYLAATTSHDGTASLRLDATPVRIVCANTQALAYQRSRSSYTFRHTSNVTSKIAEARQALGLMWKAFGDFETEAEKMINESLTMGEFEKIVAQVWPLANDASDTAKNNAKQRTATLRYLIRDADTQKAITGTRWAGYQAITEYVDHFAPAKTDLARATRALTGAGADIKARAFELLAV